In the genome of Candidatus Tiamatella incendiivivens, the window CACAGAGATAAGCTTAAGAGTATTCTAATTAGAATTGAATCGTATATATCGAAAAAAGACTATCGATCTAAGGAGGAAATCAAAGAGGAAGAAGTGTATGCTTGGATAGATGCATTAAAGGCCTTAAAAGGGGATAGAAGTTTCAGAGGATGTAGCGGCTAGTTGCAGGTATTAGCTCTCTAACAGAGGAATCCCAAGGCTCTTCGAGTATTCTACGTGCAAGCGTATATATTGATGAATCCGTAGAAAACTCTGCTAATTTCAGTGCTTTGTCTAATATATGTCTACTATTTACGCTTCTCTCAGGTGAGCCGAGGGGCCATCTCACCTCAACCCCAACATTACCGGCAGTAGTTTCCAGTGATACCTTGGATGGCATGCTATCCGGGTAATCCGAGGTAAACTCAGGGTTCTCAACTACCTTGACTTTATCGAACATACTTTTGACAGTAGTGTCAGTCAATCCTCTTGGAATGGTGTCAAGCCATACATTTTCATATACTAATGCTACGGATACCAAATAGGATAGGTTGAACCGGGCTTCCTCTATCGTGCTAGGGAACTTGTCTCTCGAAGCTATCTTAATAGCATCATCGTAAGTTTCAATAGTAACGTTTCTAATTCCTCTAATATCACCGTTGAACTTCTTTCTCGCTTCTAAAGCCGCTTCTATAGCTGTGTGGGTATGCCTACAGCTTGGATAGAACTTATATCCATTGAGCTCCAAAGCATAATACTCCGGAAGCATCCTGCATTTTCCACCTAGGGATCTACATACTGCATCAATGTCGTCATTGATGTCTGTATCCCAGGATCCTATATGAGATAACATGTATCCAGACGTAGAAGCATGCATGGCTGATAAGGGTTTTAGCCTTGGATCGGATTTAACAGCGATCCAGAGGCCACCAGCATAGTTTAACGCCGTCATTACCAAGAGTTTGATGACTTTCCCCTTGCATCCGTTCCTGATTACTCCTGAAGCCACAGCACTGCCGACAAGTCCGGCTGTAGCTGTCGTATGCCACTTCTGATAGTGAGGTTTTCCCAGATAACCGCCTATCATATAGCCTGCTTGGTAGCCTGCTGTAACACCTTTCAAAAGGAGTCCAAGGTCAGTGTCGAGTTCAAGTGCTGTCGAGAGGGCAGCTGGAACGATAACACATCCCCCATGTATAAAACCTTGAGGGAGCCAGTCATCTAATTCTAGTGAATGAGCCAGGAAAGCATTCACAGCTGTCGCAGTAACCGGGTCGGTATGTTCCCATGAACCGAGTATTATACTTGTTCCAGTGAGACTCTTCTTATACGAGGGTTTTATCGGGTGTAAATGATAGGCTGATCCTGCCACAGCCAAGGTGTCAGCCAAAGCTACTTTCGCGTCTTCTAGGACTCCTGTATTATTGCAGGCTGACATGGCTTTTTCTGCTATAACTTCAAGGGTTGAGGTCACGATTCACCGCCATTGCACTCAATATTTAAGTCGATCATTGCAAGCGGGATGTGTTGCTGTGCTCCATAAACATCTCTATCGCCAGGATGGCCTGAGGGTGTTTTCCTCCTTAAGTTTATCTTTACAGCTAACGCTGGCCTGTAAGGTATAATGCCTAGAACATTACTTTCATCTACTACATATGCTTTGGCAACTAATTCTTTGGTGAGAGCTTTAGATACTTGCTTCCAGCATTCTTCGCTATCGAATAATAGGTCTAATGTAACTATGAATGGCCCTGCATTCTTGCTCCTAACAACTCGTGCCAAATCATATAGTTTAGCCATTCAAATCCACCTCCTTAATACGGGTAGTTTCCAGTGGATTTTTGAGCTCCACCAGATGCCAGAGACTCCATTCATACGCTATGCCAGCATACAAGTCGCTGGGCGAGAATGGGAATGCGAGATTTCCTGCTGTAGTTTTTCTTGACGGCCAGCCTATATGCAGTAGTGTGCTACGGATCAATCCTGCG includes:
- a CDS encoding MmgE/PrpD family protein; the encoded protein is MTSTLEVIAEKAMSACNNTGVLEDAKVALADTLAVAGSAYHLHPIKPSYKKSLTGTSIILGSWEHTDPVTATAVNAFLAHSLELDDWLPQGFIHGGCVIVPAALSTALELDTDLGLLLKGVTAGYQAGYMIGGYLGKPHYQKWHTTATAGLVGSAVASGVIRNGCKGKVIKLLVMTALNYAGGLWIAVKSDPRLKPLSAMHASTSGYMLSHIGSWDTDINDDIDAVCRSLGGKCRMLPEYYALELNGYKFYPSCRHTHTAIEAALEARKKFNGDIRGIRNVTIETYDDAIKIASRDKFPSTIEEARFNLSYLVSVALVYENVWLDTIPRGLTDTTVKSMFDKVKVVENPEFTSDYPDSMPSKVSLETTAGNVGVEVRWPLGSPERSVNSRHILDKALKLAEFSTDSSIYTLARRILEEPWDSSVRELIPATSRYIL
- a CDS encoding DUF4387 domain-containing protein, with amino-acid sequence MAKLYDLARVVRSKNAGPFIVTLDLLFDSEECWKQVSKALTKELVAKAYVVDESNVLGIIPYRPALAVKINLRRKTPSGHPGDRDVYGAQQHIPLAMIDLNIECNGGES